Proteins encoded within one genomic window of Bacillus sp. F19:
- a CDS encoding o-succinylbenzoate--CoA ligase, with product MNTMPNWLKQRAYLTPDRTAMMTEERTVTFRELHELTERVVFTYHQHGVRKGQHAAILMKNSIEMAAAIHALTYIGATAVLLNTRLTASELDWQLRDSEAKFLICDAALNHKWENPSWTTIDSIEHAATITGPVQYEYSFQLDQTATIMYTSGTTGKPKGVLQTYGNHYWSAAGSSLNLGLHHDDRWLCAVPLFHISGLSILMRGVIYGMTVILHESFHPSKANLAIMEKGATIVSVVQTMLSQMLESLGESTYPRTFRCMLLGGGPAPMPLLKECEMKKIPVYQTYGMTETSSQIVTLSPEYSLTKLGSAGKPLFPCEIKIMKNDLACPPFTEGEIHVHGPNVTKGYWKKAEIHNGWLQTGDMGFLDEEGFLYVLDRRSDLIVSGGENIYPAEIEAALLSHPSVIEAGVTGMPDAKWGQVPHAFIAANVAVSEEELISYCSAMLAKYKIPKRIHFLSKLPRNASNKLVRRKLAEALGGPHD from the coding sequence ATGAATACAATGCCTAATTGGTTAAAGCAGCGTGCCTATTTAACTCCTGACCGAACTGCCATGATGACAGAGGAGAGAACAGTAACGTTTCGCGAGCTGCATGAGCTGACAGAACGAGTGGTATTTACATATCATCAGCATGGCGTCAGAAAAGGGCAGCACGCTGCAATCCTTATGAAAAACAGTATAGAAATGGCTGCTGCTATTCATGCGCTTACATACATTGGAGCAACAGCCGTTCTGTTAAATACAAGATTGACGGCCTCAGAGCTTGATTGGCAATTAAGGGATTCAGAAGCAAAATTTCTCATTTGTGATGCAGCGCTTAATCATAAATGGGAGAATCCAAGCTGGACAACGATTGATAGCATAGAGCATGCAGCAACTATAACTGGACCTGTTCAATATGAATATTCCTTTCAGTTAGATCAGACAGCAACAATTATGTATACATCAGGCACTACCGGTAAACCAAAGGGTGTTCTACAAACATACGGCAATCATTATTGGAGCGCTGCCGGCTCATCTTTGAATCTGGGCCTTCATCATGATGACAGGTGGCTGTGTGCCGTTCCGCTCTTTCATATCAGCGGGCTGTCCATCCTAATGAGAGGGGTAATCTATGGAATGACCGTCATCCTCCATGAATCCTTTCACCCATCAAAAGCTAACCTCGCCATCATGGAAAAAGGAGCGACAATCGTTTCAGTTGTCCAGACAATGCTTTCTCAAATGCTGGAAAGCCTTGGAGAAAGCACATATCCGAGAACCTTCAGATGCATGCTTTTAGGCGGAGGGCCGGCACCTATGCCTTTATTGAAAGAATGTGAAATGAAAAAAATTCCGGTTTATCAAACATACGGAATGACAGAAACATCCTCGCAAATTGTCACACTATCACCAGAGTACAGTCTGACAAAGCTTGGTTCTGCAGGAAAACCGCTTTTTCCCTGCGAGATTAAAATTATGAAGAACGATCTTGCTTGCCCGCCTTTTACAGAGGGAGAAATTCATGTGCATGGACCGAACGTAACGAAAGGGTATTGGAAGAAAGCAGAAATTCATAATGGATGGCTTCAAACAGGAGATATGGGATTTTTGGATGAGGAAGGCTTTTTATATGTCCTTGACAGGCGATCAGATCTTATCGTCTCAGGCGGAGAAAATATTTATCCTGCAGAAATAGAAGCTGCCCTTCTTTCTCATCCTTCGGTCATTGAAGCCGGGGTAACCGGAATGCCTGATGCAAAATGGGGTCAGGTTCCGCATGCTTTCATTGCTGCAAATGTTGCAGTAAGTGAGGAAGAACTGATTTCCTATTGTTCCGCTATGCTTGCAAAATATAAAATACCAAAGCGTATTCACTTTTTAAGTAAGCTTCCGAGAAATGCCTCAAATAAATTAGTGCGCAGAAAGCTCGCAGAGGCTCTTGGTGGTCCTCATGATTGA
- a CDS encoding metal ABC transporter permease, producing the protein MMDELFYQLQNQNTQWVLLGTMLLGLASGVLGSFALLRKQSLIGDAMAHAALPGVCMAFLLYGSKSLIWFLVGAAISGMIAAWLIQFIIHNSRIKEDSALGLVLSVFFGFGIVLLTFIQHNRGGNQSGLTDFIFGKAASMVGQDVQIITWIAAILLLLTAVFFKEFKILTFDPQFAKGIGLPTSFLNGLLMVLIVCAVVIGLQTVGVILMAAMLITPAISARYWTDKLGHMVIIAGIIGGISGVAGTLLSTTTKGMATGPLIIIAATLLFLISLIFAPKRGLVSKTIKQMKLRKRTSIEQLLLSFYDLTESAGGKYSAASLSLHDILKKRKVANSLVSKSLNELLKKRLVMKAEGDKWRLTENGLQLSYQLALNQRLYEMYLMHEMELAQLQITSRDDVDVEMMSGDMKDRLMNLLKDHHREPMLLPKSKNSLSRKEWLYQ; encoded by the coding sequence ATGATGGATGAACTATTCTATCAATTGCAAAATCAGAATACGCAGTGGGTTTTGCTTGGCACGATGCTGCTTGGACTTGCAAGCGGAGTTCTCGGAAGCTTTGCTCTCCTCAGGAAACAAAGTCTGATTGGAGATGCGATGGCACATGCTGCCTTGCCGGGTGTGTGTATGGCATTCCTTCTTTACGGTTCCAAATCATTAATTTGGTTTCTTGTCGGAGCAGCCATTTCAGGGATGATTGCTGCATGGCTCATCCAATTTATCATTCATAATTCCCGAATTAAAGAAGACTCAGCTCTTGGTCTCGTTTTGTCCGTATTCTTTGGATTTGGAATTGTTCTGTTGACTTTCATTCAGCACAACCGCGGGGGAAATCAAAGCGGCTTGACTGATTTTATTTTCGGAAAAGCAGCTTCAATGGTCGGACAGGATGTTCAGATCATTACGTGGATTGCAGCTATTTTGCTCCTGCTGACAGCTGTCTTTTTTAAAGAATTTAAGATTCTGACGTTTGATCCTCAATTTGCAAAAGGAATTGGGCTTCCAACATCCTTTTTAAATGGCCTGCTTATGGTTTTAATTGTTTGTGCAGTCGTTATTGGTCTTCAGACAGTAGGGGTCATTTTAATGGCAGCTATGCTGATCACTCCTGCCATCTCAGCGAGATATTGGACAGATAAACTGGGTCATATGGTGATTATTGCCGGTATTATCGGCGGAATCTCCGGCGTGGCCGGAACGCTCCTGAGCACAACGACAAAAGGAATGGCAACTGGTCCGCTGATTATCATTGCAGCTACATTGCTCTTTCTAATCTCGTTGATTTTTGCTCCGAAACGCGGCCTTGTTTCAAAAACGATTAAGCAAATGAAGCTGAGAAAAAGAACATCGATTGAGCAGCTGCTCCTGTCTTTTTACGATTTGACAGAAAGTGCAGGGGGCAAATATTCAGCTGCATCCCTCTCTCTCCACGACATATTGAAAAAAAGAAAAGTTGCAAACAGTCTGGTCAGCAAATCATTAAATGAGCTTTTGAAAAAACGACTTGTCATGAAAGCAGAAGGGGATAAATGGAGGCTTACAGAAAATGGCCTGCAGCTTTCCTATCAGCTTGCTTTAAATCAGCGTCTTTATGAAATGTATCTTATGCATGAAATGGAGCTTGCCCAGCTTCAAATTACCAGCCGTGATGATGTTGATGTTGAAATGATGTCAGGCGATATGAAGGATCGATTAATGAACCTGTTAAAAGATCATCATAGAGAGCCAATGCTGCTTCCTAAATCGAAGAATAGCCTGAGCAGGAAGGAGTGGCTGTATCAATGA
- a CDS encoding metal ABC transporter permease: protein MSYDAWILLTGSLVGVTCAMIGCFLILRKMAMLADAISHSVLLGIVCAYFVSRSLDGISMFIGAAIVGLLTAFLVQILNAKGVQSDAAIGVVFTSLFAIGVILLSLFGGNIHLDVDHALMGEITFVPWDTITISGVDLGPKAVWMLGSVFFINLLIIILFYKEFKISSFDPQMAVAIGIPVLLIHYLQMGMLSITTVASFDSVGAILVVAMLIVPASAAYLLTDKLLHMLVISSIIGILSAVAGYYAATWLNVSIAGAMATAAGLIFFLTFIFSPKHGLISKLLSRRKFASAELE from the coding sequence ATGAGTTATGATGCATGGATCTTACTTACAGGTTCACTGGTTGGTGTAACCTGTGCCATGATTGGCTGTTTTCTGATCTTAAGAAAAATGGCTATGCTAGCAGATGCGATCAGTCATTCTGTTTTGCTTGGCATTGTATGCGCTTATTTTGTAAGCAGAAGCTTAGATGGGATCTCGATGTTTATTGGAGCGGCTATTGTCGGATTGCTTACAGCCTTTCTTGTACAAATTTTAAATGCCAAAGGGGTTCAATCAGATGCGGCAATCGGAGTTGTTTTTACATCTCTATTTGCCATTGGCGTTATCCTGCTTTCTTTATTTGGAGGAAACATTCATCTGGATGTGGATCACGCGCTGATGGGAGAAATAACATTTGTGCCGTGGGATACGATCACGATATCCGGTGTAGATTTGGGTCCAAAAGCAGTATGGATGCTTGGTTCCGTCTTTTTCATCAATCTATTGATCATCATTCTTTTTTATAAGGAATTTAAGATTTCTTCGTTTGACCCGCAGATGGCAGTCGCAATTGGGATACCTGTGCTGCTCATACATTATCTGCAAATGGGGATGCTCTCCATTACTACGGTTGCATCATTTGACAGTGTAGGGGCTATTTTAGTTGTAGCCATGCTTATTGTACCTGCATCAGCTGCTTATCTGCTGACGGATAAATTGCTTCATATGCTGGTCATCAGTTCAATAATTGGGATTTTATCTGCTGTTGCCGGCTACTATGCAGCAACTTGGCTGAATGTCTCGATTGCAGGGGCAATGGCAACTGCTGCAGGGCTGATCTTTTTCCTTACATTTATCTTTTCACCTAAACATGGGCTAATATCGAAGCTCCTTTCAAGAAGAAAATTTGCTTCAGCCGAACTTGAATGA
- a CDS encoding DUF1540 domain-containing protein — translation MPREVMCEVNNCEYWGRGNLCTADAIYVVSHKGDTASRSEETDCKTFKPHDL, via the coding sequence ATGCCAAGAGAAGTAATGTGTGAAGTTAATAACTGTGAGTATTGGGGCAGGGGCAATCTGTGTACAGCAGATGCCATCTATGTAGTCAGCCATAAAGGAGATACTGCTTCCCGCAGCGAGGAAACAGACTGCAAAACCTTTAAACCTCATGATCTTTAA
- a CDS encoding cytochrome d ubiquinol oxidase subunit II yields the protein MITTDALLAITLVWGFVFIYAVMATMDFGAGFWSMIYINKEKTNATNIANRYLSPTWEVTNVFIVAIVVALFSFFPGATFILGTVLLIPGSIILLLLAIRSGFLVFSHYSKGYEKALTYVSGISGFIIPAILLLVLPITHGGFIEVVNGSHQLQLDQLFTSPNAYAFIGFAITSTLFLSSLLLSDYSNVANEPEAYKVYRRDALILGPLSIVMGFLIILTLRTEANWLYTNMMKFLPFLIGSVAMFMIAGGALFLPSQKDKRTLGRPRIAVVAVTIQYLLASYAYGRAHLPYMLYPDVSIQDGFTHPNTFHAVFITYIVGFSILFPGFFYFWRLFMKDKRYLKQNES from the coding sequence ATGATTACAACAGATGCACTGCTTGCCATTACACTTGTATGGGGCTTTGTTTTTATCTATGCTGTCATGGCGACAATGGATTTCGGAGCAGGCTTTTGGTCGATGATCTACATTAATAAAGAAAAGACGAATGCAACCAATATCGCCAATCGTTATTTATCCCCTACTTGGGAAGTAACAAATGTCTTTATTGTAGCCATTGTCGTGGCACTGTTCAGCTTTTTTCCTGGAGCTACATTTATTCTCGGAACTGTCTTGCTGATTCCAGGAAGCATCATTCTTCTGCTTCTGGCAATTCGAAGCGGATTCCTTGTGTTCTCCCATTACTCTAAAGGGTATGAAAAAGCACTTACTTATGTTTCCGGTATTTCCGGTTTCATTATTCCCGCTATTTTATTGCTGGTGCTGCCTATCACTCATGGCGGGTTTATTGAGGTAGTGAACGGTTCACATCAGCTTCAGCTCGATCAATTATTTACAAGTCCAAACGCCTATGCCTTCATCGGATTCGCGATTACAAGCACACTTTTTCTGTCATCGCTGCTGCTTTCTGATTACTCAAATGTGGCTAATGAACCGGAAGCTTATAAAGTTTACCGCCGTGATGCTCTTATCTTAGGACCGTTATCCATCGTAATGGGTTTTCTGATTATACTGACCCTTCGCACCGAAGCAAACTGGCTTTATACGAACATGATGAAATTTTTGCCTTTTCTGATTGGATCTGTTGCGATGTTTATGATTGCGGGCGGTGCTCTTTTCTTACCATCGCAAAAAGACAAAAGAACGCTTGGGAGACCAAGAATCGCGGTTGTTGCCGTAACCATTCAATATTTACTTGCAAGCTACGCATACGGGCGGGCACACTTGCCTTATATGTTGTACCCTGATGTTTCCATTCAGGATGGCTTTACTCATCCCAACACCTTCCATGCAGTGTTTATTACTTATATAGTTGGATTTTCCATTCTCTTTCCTGGATTCTTTTACTTCTGGCGCTTGTTTATGAAGGACAAACGGTATTTGAAGCAAAATGAATCATGA
- the menC gene encoding o-succinylbenzoate synthase, with protein MIDVREVKLHHLEMKLVSPFQSSIETVSKRESMLIEVRDRSGQIGWGEVVAFSSPWYTEETIGTCHHMLKSFLIPELLKKPYQNPEAFIDFFSYIRRNQMAKAAIEGAVWDLYAKVQDKPLAAILGGTNNQIDSGVVVGMAPIDHMLETIGKHVSDGYKRIKVKIKPGLDAVLLHEIRISFPDVPLMADANSAYTLDDISLLKQLDEYNLLMIEQPLAHDDIIDHAVLQSQLETPVCLDESIITLNDAKKAIQLGSCRVINIKPGRVGGLLESKKIHDYCLQHSIPVWVGGMLETGVSRAHNIALASLPNFTVPGDISASARYWEEDIISPPVTVKNGKIDVPRGPGLGFEVCRSKLAKYCTHTERFAK; from the coding sequence ATGATTGATGTACGGGAAGTGAAACTTCATCACCTTGAAATGAAACTTGTTTCACCATTTCAATCGAGTATTGAAACAGTTTCTAAGAGAGAGAGCATGCTGATTGAAGTACGTGATCGAAGCGGACAGATTGGCTGGGGGGAAGTTGTTGCATTCTCTTCACCTTGGTACACAGAAGAAACGATTGGAACGTGTCATCACATGCTGAAATCGTTCCTGATCCCTGAGCTGCTTAAGAAACCATATCAAAATCCGGAGGCATTTATTGACTTTTTTTCTTATATTAGAAGAAATCAAATGGCTAAAGCAGCAATTGAAGGTGCTGTATGGGATCTTTATGCAAAGGTGCAGGACAAGCCGCTTGCAGCAATTCTGGGCGGAACTAACAATCAAATTGATTCCGGTGTAGTAGTGGGCATGGCTCCAATCGATCATATGCTTGAAACGATAGGGAAGCATGTCAGCGATGGATATAAAAGAATAAAGGTGAAAATAAAGCCGGGATTAGATGCTGTCCTGCTTCATGAAATCAGGATCAGCTTTCCGGATGTTCCCTTAATGGCAGATGCCAACTCTGCTTATACGCTGGATGATATCAGTCTTTTAAAGCAGCTTGATGAATACAATCTCTTAATGATTGAACAGCCGCTTGCACACGATGATATTATCGATCATGCTGTTCTTCAGTCGCAATTAGAAACGCCGGTTTGCCTTGATGAGAGCATCATTACTCTGAACGATGCGAAAAAAGCGATTCAGCTTGGCAGCTGCCGCGTCATTAATATTAAGCCGGGAAGAGTCGGCGGTCTTTTGGAGTCCAAGAAAATTCATGATTATTGCTTGCAGCACAGCATTCCAGTTTGGGTAGGAGGAATGCTTGAGACAGGGGTATCACGCGCACATAACATCGCTCTTGCATCCCTTCCGAATTTCACGGTACCCGGTGATATTTCTGCTTCTGCCCGATATTGGGAAGAAGATATCATTTCTCCCCCCGTTACCGTGAAAAATGGGAAAATTGATGTTCCTCGAGGGCCAGGGCTCGGATTTGAAGTGTGTCGCAGCAAATTAGCAAAATACTGTACACATACCGAACGTTTTGCGAAGTGA
- the menB gene encoding 1,4-dihydroxy-2-naphthoyl-CoA synthase has product MTVEWIAERKYEDILYETYNGIAKISINRPEVHNAFRPKTVMELIDAFAYARDDANVGVIILTGTGGKAFCSGGDQKVRGHGGYVGEDQIPRLNVLDLQRLIRVIPKPVIAMVAGYAIGGGHVLHIVCDLTIAADNAVFGQTGPKVGSFDAGYGSGYLARIVGHKKAREIWFLCRQYNAQEALDMGLVNTVVPLEKLEDETVQWCEEILEKSPTAIRFLKAAFNADTDGLAGIQQFAGDATLLYYTTDEAKEGRDAFKEKRNPDFKQFPRFP; this is encoded by the coding sequence ATGACAGTAGAATGGATTGCTGAACGCAAGTACGAAGATATTTTATATGAAACGTATAATGGGATTGCCAAGATCTCGATTAATCGTCCTGAGGTACATAATGCATTCCGTCCGAAAACGGTAATGGAATTAATTGATGCTTTTGCTTATGCTAGAGATGACGCAAATGTTGGGGTTATTATTTTAACTGGGACAGGCGGAAAAGCATTCTGTTCAGGCGGCGACCAAAAGGTGCGCGGACATGGCGGATATGTTGGGGAAGACCAAATTCCGCGTTTGAATGTTCTTGATCTGCAGCGTTTAATCCGCGTGATTCCAAAGCCGGTTATTGCCATGGTTGCAGGATACGCAATCGGCGGCGGCCACGTGCTCCATATTGTCTGTGATTTAACAATTGCGGCAGACAATGCTGTTTTCGGACAAACAGGTCCAAAAGTAGGCAGCTTTGATGCAGGCTATGGTTCTGGATATCTTGCACGTATTGTAGGACATAAAAAAGCACGCGAAATCTGGTTCCTATGCCGTCAATACAATGCACAGGAAGCGCTTGACATGGGTCTTGTCAATACGGTTGTGCCTTTAGAAAAGCTTGAAGATGAAACGGTTCAATGGTGCGAGGAGATCTTGGAAAAAAGCCCGACTGCCATTCGTTTCCTTAAAGCTGCATTTAATGCAGACACAGACGGCCTAGCAGGAATTCAGCAATTTGCAGGAGACGCAACTCTTCTGTACTATACAACGGATGAAGCAAAAGAAGGAAGAGATGCATTTAAAGAAAAACGCAACCCTGACTTCAAGCAGTTCCCAAGATTCCCTTAA
- a CDS encoding cytochrome ubiquinol oxidase subunit I: protein MDDLVLARSLFGTTMGFHIIFASLGVGLPLMILIAELLFQKTKDHDYAVMAKRWTKGQAVLLGVAIPTGTIAGVQLALLWPGFMEVIGRVMALPFQIEIYAFFVEALFMSIYVYAADRISPRMRIVSVSLVLFGAAASAILITNVHAFEGTPAGFRIENGEIVDVDPWAAFFNPSFIVTAGHVVVSAFMTGAFVIASISAYKMLRNLKNDRLYRFHRKALMMGLVVGGIFSFITALNGHESAQMLHEYQPEKLAAAEGLFETQRYAPLAIGGFTDRETQEVKWAIEIPWALSFLADNSFKTEVIGLNDFPEEYWPPLFVHTLFNAMVGIGSLLIFLSLIGFFWYKILKRPHFPKWMLVLFVPSGILSVLAIEFGWIFACTGRQPWVIYRLLKTEDVVTASGQIGTLFILFTLVYAILGLAVILVLVYYFKRNPVEKELDKPAGDGDGVSVY, encoded by the coding sequence ATGGATGATCTTGTATTAGCCAGATCCTTGTTTGGGACGACAATGGGCTTTCATATAATCTTTGCATCACTTGGAGTAGGTCTTCCTCTCATGATTCTGATTGCAGAGCTTCTTTTTCAAAAAACAAAGGATCATGATTATGCGGTCATGGCGAAAAGATGGACAAAAGGTCAGGCGGTGCTCCTTGGTGTTGCCATTCCTACCGGGACGATCGCCGGTGTTCAGCTTGCTTTGTTATGGCCGGGCTTTATGGAGGTTATCGGACGTGTAATGGCGCTGCCTTTTCAAATAGAAATCTATGCTTTCTTTGTGGAAGCCTTATTTATGTCTATTTATGTTTATGCAGCCGACAGAATCTCGCCGCGAATGAGAATTGTCAGTGTTTCTCTTGTCTTGTTCGGAGCCGCAGCCTCAGCGATCTTAATTACAAATGTTCATGCATTTGAAGGCACTCCAGCTGGTTTCAGGATTGAAAATGGGGAAATTGTTGATGTTGATCCATGGGCAGCCTTTTTCAATCCCAGCTTTATTGTCACAGCAGGACATGTTGTTGTTTCAGCGTTTATGACCGGTGCATTTGTTATTGCTTCTATTTCTGCTTATAAAATGCTGAGAAATTTAAAAAACGACCGCCTTTACCGCTTTCATCGCAAAGCGTTAATGATGGGCCTGGTTGTGGGGGGAATATTCTCATTTATAACAGCATTGAACGGGCATGAATCAGCGCAAATGCTCCATGAATATCAGCCTGAAAAGCTCGCCGCTGCCGAAGGTTTATTTGAAACTCAAAGATATGCTCCCCTTGCAATTGGGGGTTTTACGGACCGGGAAACTCAGGAGGTTAAATGGGCCATTGAAATTCCGTGGGCTCTGAGCTTTTTAGCTGACAACAGCTTTAAAACCGAGGTTATTGGCTTGAATGATTTTCCTGAGGAATATTGGCCGCCGCTGTTTGTACATACGCTCTTTAATGCAATGGTTGGAATTGGCAGTCTGCTGATTTTCCTGTCACTTATCGGATTCTTCTGGTACAAGATATTAAAGCGACCTCATTTTCCTAAATGGATGCTTGTCTTATTTGTGCCTTCAGGGATCCTTTCCGTGCTAGCTATTGAGTTCGGCTGGATTTTCGCCTGCACGGGAAGACAGCCGTGGGTCATTTATCGTTTGCTGAAAACAGAGGATGTCGTGACAGCCTCTGGCCAAATTGGAACACTTTTTATTCTTTTCACATTGGTTTATGCGATATTAGGGCTCGCTGTTATTCTTGTTCTTGTCTATTACTTCAAACGAAATCCAGTTGAAAAAGAACTTGATAAGCCGGCGGGTGATGGTGATGGCGTCAGTGTTTATTAA
- a CDS encoding zinc ABC transporter substrate-binding protein: protein MKKRLLILISILALSAIMTACGQGASGDGNGKIKVTTTTAQIADVTRNVAGDAVEVKSLMGPGIDPHLYQASQGDIQKLNEADIIFYNGLHLEGKMGEIFEKMSNEKPTVPVASAIPENKLINDKTNAKIHDPHVWFDISLWIYTVDIVEEELSKLSPENKDEFAENAAAYKKKLQEMDQYAKEQVQTIPPESRVLVTAHDAFTYFGNAYGFEVMGLQGLSTDSEYGLRDVQNLVDVLADRKIKAVFVESSISEKSINAVVEGSKKRGHEVVIGGQLYSDAMGEEGTEEGTYLGMFKHNIDTIVSSLK, encoded by the coding sequence ATGAAAAAGAGATTACTCATTCTGATTTCAATCCTGGCACTGTCTGCTATTATGACAGCTTGCGGCCAGGGCGCGAGCGGGGATGGAAACGGAAAGATCAAGGTGACAACGACAACTGCACAAATAGCAGATGTCACACGAAATGTTGCTGGCGACGCAGTAGAAGTAAAATCGTTAATGGGTCCAGGAATTGATCCTCACTTATACCAGGCTTCACAAGGAGATATTCAAAAGCTGAATGAGGCAGACATTATTTTTTATAACGGTCTGCACTTAGAAGGCAAGATGGGTGAAATTTTTGAAAAAATGTCGAATGAAAAGCCTACTGTGCCAGTAGCAAGTGCCATTCCCGAAAATAAATTAATTAATGATAAAACGAACGCCAAGATACATGATCCTCATGTATGGTTTGATATCTCTTTATGGATTTATACCGTTGATATAGTGGAAGAAGAGCTCAGCAAGCTTTCACCTGAAAATAAGGATGAATTTGCAGAAAATGCAGCTGCTTACAAGAAAAAGCTTCAAGAAATGGATCAATATGCGAAAGAACAGGTTCAAACCATTCCTCCAGAAAGCAGAGTGCTTGTAACAGCGCATGATGCATTTACTTACTTTGGAAACGCCTATGGATTTGAAGTGATGGGTCTTCAAGGATTGAGCACAGATTCTGAATACGGTCTCCGAGATGTGCAAAATTTAGTCGATGTCCTGGCAGACCGTAAGATTAAAGCAGTATTTGTGGAAAGCAGTATATCTGAAAAATCGATTAACGCCGTTGTGGAAGGCTCAAAAAAGAGAGGCCATGAAGTCGTTATTGGCGGACAGCTGTATTCTGATGCCATGGGTGAAGAAGGAACAGAAGAAGGAACCTATTTAGGAATGTTTAAACACAATATCGATACAATTGTTTCATCATTGAAATAA
- a CDS encoding metal ABC transporter ATP-binding protein yields the protein MNPVTVENLTVAYHRKPVLQEVGFEVPEGKLIGIIGPNGAGKSTLIKAVLGLIPVASGEVEIYGDHYKKQRKRVGYVPQRGSVDWDFPTNALDVVLMGRYGHIGWLKRPGKKDTEFARGCLEKVGMLDFADRQISQLSGGQQQRVFLARALAQDADVYFMDEPFVGVDAATEKAIISLLNELKARQKTVLVVHHDLQTVEEYFDWVLLLNLRKIAFGPTSEVFTMDNLQKTYGGRLTFLQDQSVLVDET from the coding sequence ATGAATCCAGTAACTGTTGAAAATTTGACAGTAGCCTATCACCGCAAACCAGTTCTGCAAGAGGTGGGGTTTGAAGTTCCTGAAGGAAAATTAATTGGGATTATCGGACCAAATGGAGCCGGAAAATCCACGTTAATTAAAGCCGTTTTAGGATTGATTCCAGTCGCATCCGGAGAAGTTGAAATCTATGGTGATCATTATAAAAAACAGCGTAAACGCGTCGGTTATGTCCCTCAGCGCGGATCAGTGGATTGGGATTTCCCCACGAATGCACTTGATGTTGTTCTGATGGGACGATATGGACATATTGGCTGGCTCAAGCGTCCGGGGAAAAAGGATACAGAATTTGCCCGGGGATGTCTCGAAAAAGTAGGCATGCTTGATTTCGCTGACAGGCAAATCAGCCAGCTTTCAGGCGGACAGCAGCAGCGTGTGTTTTTAGCAAGAGCTCTCGCACAGGATGCAGATGTGTATTTCATGGATGAACCGTTTGTGGGTGTTGATGCGGCAACTGAAAAAGCGATTATATCCCTTCTAAATGAATTAAAAGCAAGGCAAAAGACGGTTTTAGTTGTTCATCATGATCTGCAGACAGTTGAAGAATATTTCGACTGGGTTCTGCTCCTAAATTTAAGGAAGATTGCATTTGGTCCAACAAGTGAAGTCTTTACCATGGATAATCTTCAAAAAACATACGGAGGCAGGCTCACATTTTTACAGGATCAAAGTGTGCTTGTGGATGAAACATAA
- the menH gene encoding 2-succinyl-6-hydroxy-2,4-cyclohexadiene-1-carboxylate synthase — MKKTIRGVSYHIETYGKGEGIPLVLLHGFTGSTENWHPLLEMFSLRHDKVILIDLIGHGLTDSPSEFERYSMNESVKDLQAIFEELHLNKAILAGYSMGGRLALSYASQHPERIEKLVLESASPGLKTEAERMSRKENDRKLSQFIKENGMESFIDFWENISLFASLKALPWDVQKNLRSQRLKNDEAGLANSLLGMGTGSQNSLWDSLDSLRIPVLLISGDMDEKFCGIAEEMKELLPYSTFIKIIGAGHAVHVEQPQIFGRIVNEFINT; from the coding sequence ATGAAGAAGACGATTAGAGGAGTTTCCTATCATATTGAAACGTATGGAAAAGGAGAAGGAATACCTTTAGTTCTTCTCCACGGATTTACTGGCTCAACTGAAAACTGGCATCCTTTGCTGGAGATGTTCAGCTTAAGACATGATAAAGTCATCTTAATTGACCTTATCGGACATGGGCTGACAGATTCACCTTCAGAGTTTGAACGTTACAGTATGAATGAATCGGTTAAGGATTTACAGGCTATTTTTGAAGAGCTCCATCTTAATAAAGCAATTCTTGCAGGGTATTCTATGGGAGGCAGACTGGCATTATCCTATGCAAGCCAGCATCCCGAGCGGATTGAAAAGCTGGTTCTGGAAAGTGCATCTCCCGGATTAAAAACGGAGGCTGAGAGAATGAGCAGAAAAGAAAATGATCGAAAGCTCTCTCAGTTTATAAAAGAAAATGGAATGGAATCCTTTATAGATTTCTGGGAGAATATATCCCTGTTTGCCTCTCTGAAAGCTTTGCCTTGGGACGTTCAAAAAAATCTGCGCAGCCAAAGGCTGAAAAATGACGAGGCAGGGCTTGCAAACAGTCTCTTAGGAATGGGGACCGGATCACAGAATTCCTTATGGGACAGCCTCGATTCTCTTAGAATTCCCGTTCTGCTCATAAGCGGGGATATGGATGAAAAGTTCTGCGGGATTGCAGAAGAGATGAAAGAATTGCTCCCATATTCGACATTTATTAAAATAATTGGTGCAGGTCATGCGGTTCATGTGGAACAACCGCAAATCTTTGGTAGAATAGTAAATGAGTTTATTAATACGTAA